The following proteins are co-located in the Pyxicephalus adspersus chromosome Z, UCB_Pads_2.0, whole genome shotgun sequence genome:
- the MRPS12 gene encoding small ribosomal subunit protein uS12m: MMFLSGIRSLVSSPWSWGSSFFRTVVPNYPALPLLSRSMATLNQMHRAGRPKRPPPKYGPLGGAPQLKGVVLKTMIRKPKKPNSANRKCARVRLSNGKEVVVFIPGEGHNLQEHSIVLVEGGRTQDLPGVKLKVVRGKYDCAHVKKKQ, from the exons ATGATGTTCCTTTCTGGAATTCGGAGCCTGGTCTCCTCGCCCTGGTCATGGG gatcctcCTTCTTTCGGACAGTTGTTCCAAATTATCCAGCTCTTCCACTTCTGTCCCGTAGCATGGCAACTCTAAATCAGATGCACCGAGCTGGCCGGCCTAAGCGCCCTCCTCCAAAGTATGGTCCTTTGGGTGGCGCTCCTCAGCTGAAGGGTGTCGTACTGAAGACTATGATCCGCAAGCCTAAGAAACCCAACTCCGCAAACAGGAAATGTGCCCGTGTGCGGCTTAGCAATGGCAAGGAAGTGGTGGTTTTTATTCCAGGTGAAGGACATAATTTACAGGAGCACAGCATTGTCCTAGTGGAGGGTGGCCGCACGCAGGACCTTCCTGGGGTTAAACTTAAAGTGGTGCGGGGTAAATACGACTGTGCACATGTGAAGAAAAAGCAGTAG